CAATGTCTTCCGGGTTTGTTTCCAAGACGCCTTCCAAGGGCAAGCTTTGGCTAAGTTTTCTAACGATAACCAGTTCAAGAAAGCCGTTTTAATCCGGGACAATTCGACCGACTATGGGCAAAACTTGACCAATGAATTTAAGAAGTATTTCCAAGGTGAGGTTGTTGATGAATTAGCTTATAATGCTAAGGATACCGACTTCAACTCCCTGGTTACCCGCTTGAAGGCCAAGGAACCCGATGTGATTTTTGTGGCCGGTTACTATGAGGAAGCCGGTCCCCTGATTAAGCAAGCTCGTGAACAAGGGGTTAAGGCAGCGATTCTGGGGCCGGATGGTTTTGGTAACCAAGAGATTATTGATCTTGCTGGTAAGGACAATATGACCAATGTCTATTACACGGCCCACTACACCACTAATGATCCTAGTCCTGAACTCAAGAAGTTTATGGAGGCCTACCAAGAGAAATTTGGCCATGCTCCTGATATGTTTGCTGCCTTGGCCTATGATGGGGCGCGTCTAGCCTTTGATGCCATTGAACGGGCCCAATCGGTGGATAGTAAGGCTATCAACCAAGCCCTAGCAGATACCAAGGACTTCTCAGGGATTACCGGGAACTTTACCATTAACGACCAACATAATCCGATTAAGACTGCCTATGTGCAAAAGGTGGACCACGGGGAAATTGTTGACACCACCCCAATTGAACCTTAAAGGATTAGCACGCTGAAGCCATGACTTTTGTCGTGGCTTTTTTTATCCCTAAATTTAATCGCAAAAAGAAAGCTCAGAACTATTGATTAAGGGGGCTTTAACGCTCTTGTCGCAGTCTATTTTAAATATTCTTTATATCTTTTAATTAGCCAACATTTTAAAAATTCAGACAATTATCACAAAAGGGCTTGCTTTCTATGGAAAGCCCTGCTAGAATAAGTTCAAGATTATTTCGAAAGGAAGTTTATCCATGTTTAGCTCTCATCAAGCAATTATTATTATTATTAATACCAGGGCTTAACGCTGTTTCAATAAAAAACAGACTAAGTCCTATTCGTGCTTGTTAAATGAATGGGACTTGGATAAACAATAAAGCCACCCATTCATTCTAAGATGGGTGGCTTTTTCTATGGCTACTGACTTGAAATAATTGTTATGTAACGCTTCTCTGTTGGCCAACAAATCAGCGTTTGATGATTCTAAGGAAATTGCCGTGAGCAATACTTGAGAAAGGGTTTTAAAAATGAAGAAAAAAATGAAGAAATTAGCCGCCTTATTTGGAACTGCTATGATGCTAGGGGCCTGTGGATCGATGACCGAGACCGCTAAGAATGATTCTGCTAACAGTGATGTAGTGAAGATTGGTGGGAACTGGTCCTTGTCTGGGCAATATTCTGCCTACGGAACTCCTCACGACAACGGGGTCAAAGTTGCCGTTCAAAACCTCAACGATAATGGTGGGGTCTTAGGCAAGAAAGTGGAATACGTCAGTGCCGATAACAAATCCGACAACGCTGAATCGACTTCCCAAGCCACCCGCTTAGTGGAACAAGAAGGTGTTAATGTTCTGGTAGGTTCAGACACCACAGGGAACTGTGAAGCGCAAATTCCAGTCGCTCAACAATTTAAGGTGCCTATGGTCGCTCCTGCAGCTACTGGGAATGGCTTGACCCTCGACGATAACGGTAACCTCTACGACTACGTCTTTAGAACTTGTTTCGAAGATGCTTACCAAAGTAAGGAATTAGGAAAGTATGCCGCTCAAAAAGGTTGGAAGAAGGTTGCCGTCTTAAAAGACAATTCCTCTGACTACGGTCAAAACGTGGCCAATGACTTCAAGGCTTCCTTTGAAGAACATGGCGGTCAAGTGGTTGGCGAAGAGTCTTACACCAGTGGAGATACCGACTTTAAGGCTCTCTTAACCAACTTAAAACAAAATTCACCGGATGTTGTCTTTATCGCTGGTTACTACCAAGAAGGTGGCTTAATCATCAAACAATTACGGGAAATGGGCGTGAACGCAGCGGTCTTAGGACCTGACGGCTTCGGTAACCAAAAACTCATCGATTTAGCTGGCCCAGAAAATGCCCACGATGTCTTCTTCGTGACCCACTTCTCCCATAATGAAGACTCACCTGAAAACGTCAAAGAATTCATCAAGAAATATGAAGATGCTTACGGGACTTCACCTGACCACTTTGCTGCTCTAGCTTATGATGCAACCAACCTCATCGCCCAAGCTATGGAAAAAGCTGGTTCAACAGATAGCGAAGCGGTTCAAAAAGCCTTAGCTGAAACCAAGGACTTCCAAGGGGTGACTGGTAAATTCTCCTTTGATAAAGACCATAACCCAGTCAAAGAAGTCTTTGTCCAAGAACTTCAAGGTGGCCAAGTGGTCGATACTGAAGTAGTTAAATAATCCTTTTAATCCAAGAATTTTTAAATTAGACTTTGTTCATTGAAAATTGACCTAAAGACTCTTTGTTATATTACTAAGTTTATTGACCCTCACCAAAGTTTGATAAATAATTCCAAAAAAATAAAAAAGTGTTTGACAGAATTGTCAGACTATTTTAGAATATTGAGTATCAGCAATTGAATACTTATTCTTTTGTCAAATTTTAATGAGGAGGAGTTAGCATGAATAAGAAATGGTTGAAAGCCTTTGTGACATTGGGGAGTGTCATGGCCTTAGCCGGCTGCGGTTCGGGTTCCTTGACTGAAACGACTAATCAATCCGCTGAAAATGCAGATGAAATTCGTATTGGGGGGAACTGGGAGTTATCGGGCAATGTTTCTGCTTATGGTGTTGTACAGAACAATGCGATCAAGCTCGCCGTAGATGAAAAAAATCAAGCTGGCGGCCTTCTCGATAAGAAGATCAACTACTTAGAATATGATAATAAATCCACGACTGAAGAAGCGGTTTCTGGTGCGGAAAAACTCGTTGATGAAAACGCGGCAGTAATTATTGGGCCTTCTACCACCAATAATACGGAAGCGACGATTTCAACGGTAACCCGGGCCAAGACCCCTTTGATTTCAGCCACTGCCACTGCTGATAATATTACCCTTGACCAAGAGGGCAATGTCTTGGATTATATCTTTAGAATCTGCTTCCAAGATTCCTTGCAAGGAGGCTCCTTAGCGGAATTCTCTAACAAGGAAGGCTATACTAAGGCAGCGATCATCAAGGATAATTCTTCTGACTATGGTCAAAACCTATCTGACGAATTCCACAAGCACTTTGATGGTGAAGTGGTTCGGGAAGAATCCTATGTGGCTAAGGAATCTGACTTTAACAGTATTTTGAGCAATATTAAGAATTCAGATGCCCAAGTGATCTTCGTTGCTGGTTATTATGAAGAAGCTGGTCCAATTATTAAACAAGCGCGCGAAATGGGCATTGACCTGCCAATTCTTGGTCCAGACGGCTTTGGGAATAAGGAAATTATTAACTTAGCAGGGGAAGAAAACTGGGATAACATTTACTATGCTGCCCACTTCGTTGAAAACGAAGACTCTCCTCAAGAAGTCAAAGACTTCTTAGCCAAGTACCGGGAGACCTACCAATCTGAACCAGATATGTTCGCAGCTCTAGCTTATGATGCGGCTAACCTGGCCTTTGACGCGATCGAGCGTGCAGGCACTACAGATGGTGAAGCGGTCCAAAAAGCTCTGGCTGAAACCAAGGACTTTACCGGAGTCACTGGGAACTTCTCCATGGATGAAAAACACAATCCTTCTAAGACTGTCTTTATCCAAGAGGTAAAAGACGGCCAAGTGGTTGGTTCTCAAGCCATTGAAGCGGCTAAATAGTGAAAAAGTTTAATATTTAAAAATTAAAGCAAGCAGAGTTGTCCAGGGGATGACTCTGCTTACTGTTTGTTAATAGGATGTAAGGGCTTTAAAGCAAAAAATGTTTATATCTAGGTCTAAAAATTATTGAAATAGGATGGAGTGAGAAGTGTGAATAATGTCATTCAACAATTAATCAATGGCGTGGCGCTAGGAAGCATCTATGCCTTGATGGCCTTGGGTTATACCATGGTTTATGGGATTATTGGTTTGATTAACTTTGCCCATGGGGATATTTATATGGTGGGGGCCTTTGTCGGTTTCACCTTGATTACTAATGTCGGAATGGGTGTTTTCCCGGCTTTAATTTTAGCTATGTTATTTACTGCAGTATTAGGGGTTATTATTGAGCGGGTGGCTTATAAACCCTTGCGTGGGGCGACCCGGATTGCCGCTTTGATTACCGCGATCGGGGTATCCATGCTCCTACAAAATGTGATGATCTTCCTCAGAGGGCCTGAAGTACGAGCTTTTCCAGCAGATCTGCCTGACTGGTCCTTACAATTGGGAGCCTTTACCATTAACTCCCAACAAATTCTGATCTTAGCGGTAACTATTGTTTTAATGATTGCCTTACAAGTGATCGTACAAAAGACCAAGTTAGGCCAAGCCATGCGGGCGGTTTCGGTTGACCCAGATGCGGCTCAATTGATGGGGATTAATGCCAACACCATTATTTCCTTTACCTTCTTAATTGGTTCAGCCTTAGCAGGTGCAGCAGGGGTGTTAGTAGGGATTTACTATAATTCCATTTCACCATTAATGGGTGTCAATATTGGGACTAAGACCTTTGTTGCAGCTGTGGTCGGCGGGATTGGATCGATCCCTGGTGCCGTTCTCGGGGGCTTAATTATCGGTATTGTAGAAACCTTCGTCTCCATGATTGGTCTCTCCACTTGGAAAGACGCCGCAGTTTATATTATTTTGATTATTATTTTACTGGTCAAACCAACCGGCTTGCTCGGTAAACCACAAGTAGAGAAAGTGTAGGTGGCAAAGATGAAAGAAAACAAAACTTCTTGGTTCAATCAGTTTTTCACCAAGACCACTTTAGCTTGGATTGGAGTCATCGTGCTCGGCTTTGTCTTAATGGCAGCGTCCTACATTGCCGGTTTAGTTTCGGCCTACACCCAAAACATTATTATGAATATTGCCATTAATATTATTCTTTCCGTAGGGCTTAACTTAGTGGTTGGTTATGCCGGCCAGTTCTCCCTAGGCCATGCTGGTTTTATGGCGATCGGGGCTTATGTGGGAGCCATCGTTTCCCAAGAAATTCCTGGCCAAGCCGGTTTCTTAGCCGGTTTACTAGCTGGTATGGTAGTGACCGCCGTAGTGGCCTTGATCGTGGGGATTCCTACCCTGCGTTTACGGGGGGACTACCTAGCTATCGCCACCCTTGGGGTTTCTGAAATTATCCGAATTACCATTATGAACTTAGAGATTACCAATGGGGCTGCCGGGATTTCTGGTGTTCCCCGTCATGTGACCTGGATTACCATGTATGTCTTTGTGGTGATTACTACCTTATTAGTGGTTAACTACATTTACTCCAGTCCTGGTCGGGCGACTATTGCGGTACGTGAAGATGAGATTGCGGCCGAATCAGTGGGGATTCACACCACCACTTACAAGACCTTGGCCTTTGTGATCGGGGCGGTAACCGCAAGTATTGCTGGTACCCTCTATGCCTGCTACTTTGGTGTGATTAACCCTAGTCAGTTTACCTTCCAAAAATCGATCGACATCTTAGTGATCGTGGTTTTCGGAGGGATTGGATCTATTTCCGGGAGTTTCGTGGCTTCGATCTTATTGGGACTATTGAATACCTTCCTAGCGCCTTTTGGTCAAGTGCGTCCCATCCTCTATGCCGCCGCTTTGATCTTAATTATGATCTTCAAGCCTTCGGGATTAATGGGTGAATATGAATTCCAATTCTCCAAGCTCTTTAACCGCAAACGAGGGCAATCACAAGCCGTAGCCAAAGAAGAAAGTGAGGACCAATAGTATGAGTATCTTAAGCTTAAGCCATCTCAGCAAGTCCTTTGGGGGCCTAACCGCCGTTTCCGATGTCAGTATCCATGTGGAAGCGGATGAATTGATCGGTTTGATTGGTCCTAATGGGGCCGGGAAAACCACCCTATTTAACTTGATTACTGGGGTTTATACACCGACTTCTGGCTCGATTGAATTAGAAACCGACCAAGGCAGTCAGTCTCTAGCAGGTCAACGTCCAGATAAGATTAATGAAATGGGGGTGGCCCGGACCTTCCAAAATATCCGCCTCTTTGCCAACCGTTCGGTCTTGGACAATGTGCTTATTGCTATGCACAACAAACGCGGAGTAGGAGTTTGGCACAGTCTCCTAAGAACGCCCAAGTACTACCAAAACCGGGACGCCCTCCATGCTAAGGGGATGGAATTATTGGCCATCTTCGGTCTGGAAGGCTACGCCAACGAAAAAGCCAAGAACCTGCCTTATGGCCAACAACGGGCCTTGGAGATCGTTCGGGCCTTGGCGACTGAACCTAAGATCCTTTTCTTGGATGAACCCGCTGCCGGGATGAACCCTAATGAAACCACGGACTTGAAACAGACCATCCGTAAGATCCAAAAAGAGTTTGGGATTTCTGTCGTTCTGATCGAACACGATATGTCTTTGGTGATGGATATTTGTGAGCGGATCTATGTTTTGGAATATGGAAAAGTAATCGCTGAAGGGACACCAAGCGAAATTCAAAGCAATCCGAAAGTTATCGAAGCCTACCTAGGAGGTGCCTAGTCCATGTTAGAAATCAAAAATATCAAGGTTGCCTATGGGATGATCCAAGCCATCAAGGGCATTTCCTTTACCGTTAATGAAGGGGAAATTGTTTCTCTGATTGGGGCCAATGGGGCCGGAAAGTCAACCATTCTAAAGACGATTTCTGGACTCTTGAAACCGACCCAAGGGGAAATTCTCTACAACCATGAACCTTTACAAACCAAGTCCTGTGCCCAAATTGTCCAAGCCGGGGTCTCCCAAGTTCCTGAAGGCCGTCATGTCTTCAGTGGCATGTCCGTCAAGGAAAATCTACTGATGGGAGCTTATACCCGTAAGGACCGGGACAACTTAGCCAGCGATATGGAACGTTACTTTGATTATTTCCCGATTCTGAAAGAACGTTTCAACCAGGACGCGGCGACTTTATCCGGTGGGGAGCAACAGATGCTGGCTATGGCTCGGGCTCTCATGGCACGTCCTAAGCTCTTGCTCTTAGATGAACCTTCTATGGGTTTAGCGCCGATTTACATCCAACAAATTTTTGAAATTATTCAAACCATTAATAGTGAGTTGAATACCACCGTCTTACTGATCGAACAGAACGCTAAGGCGGCCTTAGAAATCTCTGACCACGCCCACGTCCTCGAAGTGGGTAAAATTACCGCTTCCGGAACTGGGAAAGAACTCCTGTCTTCTGAAGTGGTTCAAAAAGCATACCTGGGAGCTTAAAACCTTCCTGAGCTAAATAATATAGACCTAGCATAAAACCCTTAGCCGCTGTGGCAATCCTCACAGTGACTAAGGGTTTTGTTATTCTTTCTATAATCTTTTCTTGATGACTAGTTATTAATCAAAACTAATTTTAATAGGCAACTTTGAGCAGGAGTGGCGCTTTGAAATTGGTCATTAGCCATGAATAAGCAAGCGATGTGAAATATGCTGAAACCGTTCGAAGCGAAGCGAGTTACGGATTCAGTATGCGTAGCCGGATAGTAGGCATTAGCCGTACTAGCCGTTTGAAGCTCGCTAGGCGAGAGACCTTGTGCTCGAGCCGGTGCCATGGCTTTTCAATGACCAAATGTAAAAGCAGAACGAATGCTCATAAAGCTATTTGTTAAAATTTATTTTACAGACCCAAATTAAGGATTCCTTAATAAGCAAGCGCTTGCTAATTATATATGATGCACTATATAATCTAATAGTACACACTATATATCTTAATAAGCCGTCTTATAAAAGGAGGAAGTCCAATGAAACAAGTGATTTATGCTTTTAACCAGGGGTCTGCCAAGATGCGTGATCTCTTGGGAGGCAAGGGCGCTAACCTGTCGGAAATGACCCGACTAGGTTTTCCGGTTCCTAAGGGGTTTACCCTGACAACTGAGGCTTGCTTAGATTACTTAGCCCAGGAAGATAGTGAAGAATTAAGTGATCCCGTCATAGAGGCCATCGACCAAGCGCTAGCTGACTTGGAAGCCGCTACTGACAAGGCCTTTAATGATCCTGAGAACTTACTCTTGGTGTCGGTGCGGTCCGGAGCCAGAGAATCTATGCCTGGGATGATGGATACCATCCTCAATGTGGGTCTGAACGACCGCAATGTGGAAAGTCTGGCCCAAATCACTCAAGATGACCGCTTCGCCTATGACTGCTACCGCCGTCTCTTGCAAATGTATGGCAATGTGGTCTACGGCTTAGATAGTCAACTCTTTGAAGAGCACTTGGCCCAAGAAAAAAACAAGGCTCAAGTGCGCTTTGACCATGAATTAAAGGTAGACCAATTGAAAGAATTAGTGGCTGCCTATAAAAAGGTTTACCAAGATCAACTAGGTTTTGACTTCCCCCAAGAGGTTAAGACACAAATTTATGAAGCAGTCAAGGCTGTTTTCAAATCCTGGAACAACCACCGGGCCCGGGTCTACCGGGAGATGAACCATATTCCCCATGACCTAGGAACCGCCGTCAATATTCAGGAAATGGTCTTTGGTAATAGCGGTCAAGAAAGTGGGACTGGGGTCCTCTTCACCCGTAATCCCGCTACTGGGGAAAGCAAGCTCTTTGGTGAATATCTGGTCAATGCCCAAGGGGAAGATGTGGTTGCTGGTATTCGTACCCCAGCGGTTATTGAAGATTTGAAAGCAGATATGCCTGAAATTTACCAAGAAATCCATGACCTGGCCAAACAATTGGAAGGCTACTACCATGATATGCAGGACATTGAATTTACCGTTGAAAAAGGCAAACTCTACTTCCTACAAACTCGGAATGGGAAACGGACGGCGAAGGCTGCCGTTAAGATTGCTGTCGACATGGTGGAAGAAGGTCTGATCGAGGAAAAAGAGGCCCTCTTGCGGATTGAACCATCCATGATTGACCAATTGCTCCATCCTTCCTTTGACCCCAAAGCCCTGGCCCAGGCAGAGGCCTTCTCAAGTCTAGGTTTGGCGGCTAGCCCGGGCGCTGGGTCAGGACAAATTGTCTTCAGTGCTCAAAAGGCCAAAGAGTGGCAGGCATCTGGTAAAAAAGTCATTCTGATGCGCAATGAAACCTCGCCAGAAGACATCGAAGGCATGTCTGCAGCAGAAGCCATCGTTACTGCCCATGGAGGGATGACCTCCCATGCTGCCGTGGTCGCTCGGGGGATGGGAAAATGCTGCGTTAGTGGCTGTAGTGACTTGACTATTGATGAAGCGGCTAAGGTGGTTCATTATCCCACTGGTCAATTGCAGGAAGGTGACACCATCTCAGTGGACGGCAGTCAAGGGAAACTCTACCTGGGAGAAATCCCTACCGCTCTCTCTAACACTGATGAAAACTATCAAAAAATGATGGCATGGGCGAGAAAATATAGCCGGCTCAAGGTGCGGATGAATGCTGAAACCCCTGAAGATATTCAAACTGGCTTTAGCTTTGGAGCGGATGGGATTGGTTTAGTTCGGACTGAGCACATGTTCTTTAAGACCGAGCGCCTGCGGGAGATCCGCCGCTTTATTCTCTCAGTCGATGAAGACCAACGTCAGGCTGCCCTGGAGAAGATCCGTGACTACCAGGTGGAAGACTTTACTAAGATTTTCCAATTGTCACAAGAGGCTCCCGCGGTAATTCGCCTACTGGACCCACCGCTCCACGAATTTATGCCCAAAAGTGACCGTGAAGTGGCCGAAGTGGCGGCTGACCAAGGCATCAGTGAAGCGGAGTTACGCAGCCGGATGGTGCAACTGGCTGAAGTCAACCCCATGTTGGGCCACCGGGGATGCCGCTTAGCTATGACCTATCCTGAGCTCTACGACCGCCAAGTGGAAGCCATTATTTACGGGGCCATTGCCGCTAGATCAGAGGGTTTGGATCCTCAAGTAGAGATCATGATTCCTTTGGTGAGTGTAGAGCCCGAGTTAAATCGCTTACGTAAGCGCCTCAGCCAAGTCATTGACCGGCTCCTAGCCCAGGAAAATGTGACAATCGCTTATACAATTGGTACAATGATAGAGATTCCTAGAGCCTGTTTCATTGCCGATCAATTAGCCCAAGAGGCGGATTTCTTCAGTTTTGGAACCAATGACCTGACCCAAATGACCTATGGCTTTTCACGGGATGATGCCGGGAAATTCATTAACCAGTACCTAGAAGACGGTACCCTAAAACAAGATCCCTTCCAAACCATCGATCCTGAAGGAGTAGGCGCCCTAGTCAAAATTGCGGTCGACAAGGCCCGCCAGGCTAAAGCCGGGCTCAAGATTGGGGTCTGTGGGGAACTCGGTGGCGATCCAGCTTCGATTCACTTCTTTGACCAAGTGGGCTTGGACTATGTCTCCTGTTCGCCTTACCGGGTGCCCCTGGCTCAATTAGCAGCCGCCCAATCCGCTATTAGGCAAGCGGAAAGAAGTCATTAGAAAAAATAGGATCAGGGGCTAAGTTCATTGGCAGAATAGAGGTATGCTATGCAATTCACTGACCGACAAAAAGAAATCATTGCCATTGTCAAAGACCAAGAACCCATTAGTGGGGAGGCCATTGCCAAGCAATTTGGCCTGTCTAAATCGACCCTAAGAAGTGACTTGGCCTTACTGACCATGACTGGGATCTTGGATGCCCGTCCTAAAGTGGGCTACTTTTATACCGGCCTGGGTTTTGATCCCTTATTAGATCAGAAACTGAGCGAGGTCAAGGTGGCAGAACTTATGGCCAGTCCAGTCAATATTTCAGCCAAGACCACGGTTTACGAGGCCATTACCACCATGTTTCTCTATGATAATGGGTCCTTGTATGTGACCGACGATGATCAACACCTCCAAGGCCTAGTTTCTAGAAAAGACTTATTGCGGTCCTTGGCGACTAAGGGTCAAAGTGAATCTCCTGCGGTGGCCTTGATCATGACCCGGATGCCCAACATTGTGGTCGTGGAAAAAGAGACCCTAGTCCTGGAAGCGGGTAAGCTCCTAGTAGACCATAAGGTGGATTCCCTACCGGTCGTCAATAACCGTGAGGAATACCAAGTTCTTGGTAAGATCACCAAAAGCCATTTAGTCGAATTTTTTGTTAATACCTTAGCGAGTGAGGGAGACTTATGACACAAGCCAAGCAAGTATTTTTTATCATATCGGACGCTGTTGGAGAAACAGCCCGGCAGGTCACTCGGGCGGCTTTAGCTCAATTCGCTCCCGACTTGAAGAGCGACTTGCGCCGCTATCCCTTTGTGAAGACCCAGGAGGAATTAGGCGAAATTCTTCGTGATGCCCAGGCAGAAAAAGCCATTGTGGCAGCGACCTTTGTCAATGACGACTTGGACCGCTTTGCCCGCCAATATGCCAAGGACCACCAGCTCACCTACATTAACTTCCTCCAGGAGCTGATCCAGGGGATTGGCCAAGCCACTGGTCTAAGCCCTAAGGAACAGGCTGGGGGCTTACGTAAGGTAGATGACGCTTACCTGGCCCGGATGTCGGCAGTGGAATTTGCCATTAAGTATGACGATGGGAACTATCCCAAGAAGGCCTTCGCCCAAGCGGATATTGTTATCCTGGGCGTGTCACGGTCATCAAAAACCCCGTTGTCGCTCTATTTGGCTAACCGGGGTTACCGGGTGGCTAACTATCCCTTGATTCCAGAGGTCCGCTATCCAGAAGAACTCTACCAGCTTGACCCTAATAAGGTCTTTGGCCTCATGGCGTCACCCCAATACATTATGAATATCCGAACCAACCGCTTGAAATATTTGGGACTCACATCAACCGCTAAGTATAGCCAGTTGGAACGGATAAAATATGAATTGGTGACCGCCAATGACTTGTACCGGGAATTAGGTGCCCATGTCATTGATATTGAGTACAAGTCCATTGAAGAAAGTGGCGCTGAAATTATTGAATACCTCAAGGAAGAGCAATGAAGGTTAAAACATATTAGTTTACGAAAAGGGACTGTGATCAAACACAGCCCTTTTTAGATTCTGTGATTTTTACTATTAAGAATAGTTGTTTAATAAAACTTATTTTGTAAATGGATTTGAGCAGTAGTGGCGCTTTGAAATGGGGCATTAGCCATGAACAAGCAAGCATCAGGGTGTGAGGGCTGGTGCTTAGCTTTCGTTCACTGGAGCAAGTCACCAAAGCAGTCTGCAAGACTGTAGAGGGGACTTGTGAAGTGACACGAAAGCTGCCAGACCGAACTCAACTCGATGTGAATTACGGCTTGTAGGCGATTAGCTATACAAGCCGTTTGAAGCTCGCTAGGCGAGGGAAGGAAAAGGGAGCAACGTTGCATGCGCAACCTTGAACTATATCTCTAGGTCGCTTTGCTCTAAGAGCTATAGCTGCCCGAACCGGTGCTGTTTTAGCCGTTGGAGCTTTAGCGACTTACGGATAAAGTACAAAACGGCGGTAGCCGTTATTGACCCTCAAAGTTTAAACGCCCCAATTTCAAAAAGCAGAACGAATGCTTATTAATGTCATTTAATAAAAAGCCCTTTTCTTGACGATTTTGATCTTCTTGGGAAATTAATGGGCTTAGGCTGGGGAAAATGATACAATTAAAGATAGATCAATAAGTCGTGGCTAAAAAAATCAACCACTCGACTTAAAAAGTGAAAGGGGAGGCCCGGTGGCGCGTAAAAGAAAGAAACGGCCTAAAGTAAGACTTAAAAAGCGCTTTTGGCCCAAGAAAAAAAGGCAGCGAGTGGCTGTGATGATCTTAGTGGCCCTCTCTTTACTTGGTTTGACCTACTGTGCCAATCACTACTTGCCTTATTTTAATTTTTCTGCCTACCAATGGAAGGATAAGGAAATGAGTGATCAAGAGGCGGCTTTTATCAACCAAATCGGTAATTATGCCACCCTCAATTACCCACAGTCCCAAGTCCTACCTAGTGTAGTCATTGCCCAAGCCATTCTGGAATCGGATTTTGGCAAGAGCCAGTTGGCCAGCCAGTATGGGAATCTCTTTGGGCGTAAGGCCGGTGCAGGGGAACCCAGTGTGGCCCTGTCGACTCAGGAATATGGTCCAGGGGGCTGGGTAACCATTACCGATCACTTTAAGGTCTATCCCGACTGGCAGAGTGCGGTGATTGACCATGGCAATTTAATGGTTAATGGCACCGATTGGAACCCCGACCTCTACTTAGGTGTCAGACAAGCGCGTCATTATCGTCAGGCGACCAAGGCTTTGGCTGAGGCGGGTTATGCGACAGATCCAGGCTATGCGGACAAATTGAACCACTTAATTGAAAGTTACGGTCTCATGCAATTTGATCCCTAAGCAAAAAAAGGAATATATTTAGCTAATAATTTTTGGTATCATTAAAAAGA
This genomic stretch from Aerococcus mictus harbors:
- the ppdK gene encoding pyruvate, phosphate dikinase, translated to MKQVIYAFNQGSAKMRDLLGGKGANLSEMTRLGFPVPKGFTLTTEACLDYLAQEDSEELSDPVIEAIDQALADLEAATDKAFNDPENLLLVSVRSGARESMPGMMDTILNVGLNDRNVESLAQITQDDRFAYDCYRRLLQMYGNVVYGLDSQLFEEHLAQEKNKAQVRFDHELKVDQLKELVAAYKKVYQDQLGFDFPQEVKTQIYEAVKAVFKSWNNHRARVYREMNHIPHDLGTAVNIQEMVFGNSGQESGTGVLFTRNPATGESKLFGEYLVNAQGEDVVAGIRTPAVIEDLKADMPEIYQEIHDLAKQLEGYYHDMQDIEFTVEKGKLYFLQTRNGKRTAKAAVKIAVDMVEEGLIEEKEALLRIEPSMIDQLLHPSFDPKALAQAEAFSSLGLAASPGAGSGQIVFSAQKAKEWQASGKKVILMRNETSPEDIEGMSAAEAIVTAHGGMTSHAAVVARGMGKCCVSGCSDLTIDEAAKVVHYPTGQLQEGDTISVDGSQGKLYLGEIPTALSNTDENYQKMMAWARKYSRLKVRMNAETPEDIQTGFSFGADGIGLVRTEHMFFKTERLREIRRFILSVDEDQRQAALEKIRDYQVEDFTKIFQLSQEAPAVIRLLDPPLHEFMPKSDREVAEVAADQGISEAELRSRMVQLAEVNPMLGHRGCRLAMTYPELYDRQVEAIIYGAIAARSEGLDPQVEIMIPLVSVEPELNRLRKRLSQVIDRLLAQENVTIAYTIGTMIEIPRACFIADQLAQEADFFSFGTNDLTQMTYGFSRDDAGKFINQYLEDGTLKQDPFQTIDPEGVGALVKIAVDKARQAKAGLKIGVCGELGGDPASIHFFDQVGLDYVSCSPYRVPLAQLAAAQSAIRQAERSH
- a CDS encoding helix-turn-helix transcriptional regulator, yielding MQFTDRQKEIIAIVKDQEPISGEAIAKQFGLSKSTLRSDLALLTMTGILDARPKVGYFYTGLGFDPLLDQKLSEVKVAELMASPVNISAKTTVYEAITTMFLYDNGSLYVTDDDQHLQGLVSRKDLLRSLATKGQSESPAVALIMTRMPNIVVVEKETLVLEAGKLLVDHKVDSLPVVNNREEYQVLGKITKSHLVEFFVNTLASEGDL
- a CDS encoding glycoside hydrolase family 73 protein encodes the protein MARKRKKRPKVRLKKRFWPKKKRQRVAVMILVALSLLGLTYCANHYLPYFNFSAYQWKDKEMSDQEAAFINQIGNYATLNYPQSQVLPSVVIAQAILESDFGKSQLASQYGNLFGRKAGAGEPSVALSTQEYGPGGWVTITDHFKVYPDWQSAVIDHGNLMVNGTDWNPDLYLGVRQARHYRQATKALAEAGYATDPGYADKLNHLIESYGLMQFDP
- a CDS encoding pyruvate, water dikinase regulatory protein, with translation MTQAKQVFFIISDAVGETARQVTRAALAQFAPDLKSDLRRYPFVKTQEELGEILRDAQAEKAIVAATFVNDDLDRFARQYAKDHQLTYINFLQELIQGIGQATGLSPKEQAGGLRKVDDAYLARMSAVEFAIKYDDGNYPKKAFAQADIVILGVSRSSKTPLSLYLANRGYRVANYPLIPEVRYPEELYQLDPNKVFGLMASPQYIMNIRTNRLKYLGLTSTAKYSQLERIKYELVTANDLYRELGAHVIDIEYKSIEESGAEIIEYLKEEQ